The sequence GGTAACTGAAATCTACCATGGCTCTACCCCTCCGCAACCCCTCTTCATGCAACAACGCCTATCCCACATTAATTTGACGCACTACCCAAACTCATAGGTCATTGTAGGCTTCATCCTCCGGGTTGTCCCATACCTGAGCACAGGCAGGCTCAGATGCTCGGGTTGCAGCTATCACCAACTGGCGGTCTAGATAGCGCTGGCTTAGAAAATCAATGAAGTCTTCA comes from Leptolyngbya sp. CCY15150 and encodes:
- a CDS encoding toxin-antitoxin system, antitoxin component, Xre family protein, translating into MPHLSEQEINLIEKIRQFSPTQVAEIEDFIDFLSQRYLDRQLVIAATRASEPACAQVWDNPEDEAYNDL